The following proteins are co-located in the Tenrec ecaudatus isolate mTenEca1 chromosome 11, mTenEca1.hap1, whole genome shotgun sequence genome:
- the IL1F10 gene encoding interleukin-1 family member 10, with translation MCSLPMAKYYVIKDADQKALYMKDSQLLVGDPGADNCCPEKICILPNRALDRTKFPILLGIHGGRCCLACVETEEGPSLQLEDVSIEDLYKGGEQATRFTFFQSSLGSAFRLEAAAWPGWFLCGPGESRQPVRLAKESDPTARTEFYFEQSR, from the exons ATGTGTTCTCTTCCCATGGCAAAATACTATGT AATTAAGGATGCAGATCAGAAGGCGCTGTACATGAAGGACAGCCAGCTCCTTGTGGGAGACCCTGGTGCAGACAACTGCTGTCCAG AGAAGATCTGCATCCTCCCCAACAGAGCCCTGGACCGCACCAAGTTCCCCATCCTCCTGGGCATCCATGGAGGGAGGTGCTGCTTGGCATGCGTGGAGACAGAAGAGGGACCTTCTCTGCAGTTGGAG GATGTGAGCATCGAGGATCTGTACAAGGGCGGTGAGCAGGCCACGCGTTTCACCTTCTTCCAGAGCAGCCTGGGTTCTGCCTTCAGGCTCGAAGCTGCTGCTTGGCCTGGCTGGTTTCTCTGCGGCCCAGGCGAGTCCAGACAGCCGGTACGCCTAGCCAAGGAGAGTGACCCCACGGCCCGCACGGAGTTTTACTTCGAACAAAGCCGGTAG